In a genomic window of Besnoitia besnoiti strain Bb-Ger1 chromosome XI, whole genome shotgun sequence:
- a CDS encoding hypothetical protein (encoded by transcript BESB_020170), which translates to MEARPAIKAPSRGEESVPHSSPVPGHCNVLPVVGQRAHIASQTSTTFVQAAVSADHQRGSKQMVTQSLSQSTHLCEMSSQLGGSRRTNTFSHMLDRQFNASCTTAMSPPPQTPSSSLRALPEAPEKSVLGASPLYPQTQVAPKSVNGAHVPNPAAAPLSGTSPHLKDDMDMADLPAIMQSKANMSNEAIVTSPPDLASAPAADVPLSSLPTPPENTLIILDYDDTLLPTNWAAVQNRVGLNDAVPPEMLPPLAELTELCIQTINMCLSKAMVVIVTNASVEWVNRSGEKFIPQVLRHIQSQGIEIISARDRLQSTGMAQRQWKIQVFEELINDVFGDRMREGTECTVISIGDGEGEREACLEMCRNLGVNEWLFKSLKLLAQPTCNQLISEHILVQQAFPEILKVPQSLDMAILDYKNCGGNDASAQPAAAQPMAQNANSQPVGASASPHSAPLQTASGFARPSAAVSPTQRKPPLYNGSGASSNGGATVVSVNGGRGGGAEAVPRGAALSGASATSLYPKNNVAATKSDVSPNTDAFVDLISDQLKAHHHDPVSTGAASLARKKAPFATAGGYAEKAKLLRR; encoded by the exons ATGGAGGCTCGACCAGCCATCAAAGCGCCCTCTCGCGGAGAGGAGTCTGTGCCACACTCTTCCCCCGTTCCAGGGCATTGTAACGTCCTGCCAGTTGTGGGACAGCGCGCGCACATCGCATCGCAGACGAGCACGACATTCGTTCaggctgctgtctctgcagatCATCAACGCGGATCAAAGCAGATGGTCACGCAGAGCCTCTCCCAGTCTACGCATCTCTGCGAAATGTCTTCCCAGCTGGgtggcagccgccgcacgaACACCTTCAGTCACATGCTTGACCGTCAGTTCAATGCATCATGTACGACAGCCATGTCCCCCCCTCCACAAACGCCTAGCAGTTCCCTGAGGGCTCTGCCTGAAGCCCCAGAGAAATCCGTGCTGGGTGCGTCACCGCTGTATCCTCAGACGCAGG TTGCGCCAAAGTCCGTGAACGGGGCACACGTGCCAAacccggctgcggcgcctctcagTGGCACAAGCCCGCATCTGAAAGACGACATGGACATGGCGGACCTGCCAGCCATAATGCAGTCGAAGGCAAACATGTCAAATGAAGCTATAGTGACGTCGCCGCCCGACCTGGCGAGCGCACCGGCAGCCGATGTGCCGCTGTCCTCCTTGCCGACGCCTCCGGAGAACACGTTGATCATTTTAGACTACGACGACACCTTGCTGCCCACCAACTGGGCGGCCGTCCAGAACCGCGTGGGTCTTAACGATGCGGTTCCTCCGGAGATGCTTCCCCCTCTTGCGGAACTGACTGAACTCTGCATTCAAACCATCAATATGTGTCTGAGCAAGGCAATGGTTGTGATTGTGACAAATGCGAGTGTGGAGTGGGTCAACCGTTCTGGTGAAAAGTTCATTCCTCAGGTCTTGAGACACATTCAGTCTCAAGGCATCGAAATTATCTCTGCCCGCGACCGCCTTCAGAGCACGGGTATGGCGCAACGACAGTGGAAGATCCAAGTCTTTGAAGAATTGATCAACGACGTATTCGGAGACCGCATGCGCGAGGGAACTGAGTGTACCGTCATTTCTAttggcgacggagaaggcgagcgagaggcatGCCTCGAGATGTGCCGCAATTTGGGCGTCAACGAATGGCTCTTCAAGTCTCTGAAGCTCCTGGCTCAGCCAACGTGCAACCAGCTCATTTCAGAGCACATTCTCGTCCAGCAGGCCTTCCCTGAGATCCTCAAGGTCCCCCAGTCTCTAGATATGGCTATTCTCGACTACAAGAACTGCGGCGGCAACGACGCGTCTGCTCAgccagcggctgcgcagcccaTGGCGCAGAATGCGAACTCGCAGCCagtcggcgcgtctgcgtcgcctcacAGCGCCCCGTTGCAAACGGCCTCAGGCTttgcgcggccttccgcaGCCGTCAGTCCGACCCAGAGGAAGCCGCCGCTCTACAATGGATCTGGGGCGAGCTCGAACGGCGGGGCGACAGTCGTCAGCGTtaacggcggccgcggcggtggAGCAGAGGCCGTGCCTCGTGGGGCAGCGTTgagcggcgcttccgccACATCGCTCTATCCCAAAAACAATGTTGCAGCAACAAAGTCAGACGTCTCGCCCAACACAGATGCATTCGTCGATCTTATCAGTGACCAGCTCAAGGCGCACCACCATGACCCCGTCTCcaccggcgcggcctcgctggcccggaagaaggcgccgtTCGCGACCGCAGGCGGCTACGCGGAAAAGGCAAAGCTTCTTCGACGGTGA